A segment of the Bos taurus isolate L1 Dominette 01449 registration number 42190680 breed Hereford chromosome 19, ARS-UCD2.0, whole genome shotgun sequence genome:
CCGATCGTACAGCCCCTGCCGGGCCATAAGGTCAGCGAAGTTGAGCCCGCAGGCCTTGACGCGCAGCGTCAGCTGGCCGGTCCCCGGGGCTGAGGGCGCGGCCGGCCGGGTCTGTAGCTTCACCTTGTCGTAGCCGCCGAAGCCCGTGAGCACCAAACAgcgcagcagcggcggcggcggcgaaggGGCGGCGGGCCCCTCGGAGGCCGCAGACGGCTGAGCGTCGCTGGCTGCCTCCGCCTTCGGGGGCTGCGAAGAGGCATCTTCTCCAGCCCCTGCCTCGGCCGCCGCCACCACGGTGGCCGCCTCGGCTACCTCTCTCTCGGCGGACATGGCTGAGACTCGCGACGTGGGCGCACAGCTGGACTGAGAGTGCACCGCTGGGGAAGGCGGGGCGCGTCAGGACTAGCGCAGGCTGCGGACTCTGagcgggaggggcggggcgccgaggcgggggcggggcctcgtGCGCCGACTTAAAGGGCCAGGGCCACCCGGCAGGTGCGGCGGGAGCGCGAGAAGGGGAGACCTCGAGCTTATGGGTACGGACTCACGCGAGGTCATTCTTGGGATCAGGAAGACAGCGAGTTAATTTATGTATTCATgacaaataagttttaaaatatattgagggACAGTCTGAAGGACGATCCCAAAACCTGAGCTTACGTCAGATGTGGGGAGCCAGCCACCTGTGGAGCAGAACTCGACCCAGCTGGTCCTCAGGCTCTGACACTACCCATATGTGATCCACTCTTTGTGTTCTTGCAGTGGCAAAGCTGGAGCAGGGTGACCGAGCCATCTATCTTTGTTAAAGCTCTGTGCCTCAATTGTTCCTTCCgtaaaatggaaatgatgttGCTTGCTCCAGTTATCCTTACAGGGTAAAGATACAATTAAATCGAGTATCCTCTATTTAAAGAAGCGCTTTTGAAAGGTAAAAGATGCCATGCACATGCAAAACAGGTTTGATTAATGTTAGGCTGCGAATCAAGCCTGAAATGATTTTAGACCTTGTCTCTGGTTCCAGCAGGGCTGTCACCCTGGGCagttctgtcttcctctttctctcttctccgcGAAGCATCCACCAGAGGACGCAGCTTCCCCCAAACTTTCCACCCTGCGCTTGGCTGGAGAAGCTCAGTCCATGCTTCCCTGCTAGTCCGGGCCCGCGGTTAAATCACTGCAGCCCCAGACCCGACCGGCCGTTGCCATGGAAACGGAAAGCCATGACGTCACCATTGTCCTGGTTGGTGTGTTGGAGTCCTTTCCTACATATCCTCAAGACTCCCTGCCGGGACTTGAGAGTCAAAGAGAGACACTAAACCAAAAAGACTCCTTTTCCCCCTTACCTTCTCGCGCCCCCTTCAGTTCAGAAAGTGGATGGGTGCCCCCGCGCGTGTCCTCAGTAACACACCGACGTTCACGCGTGGGCACGCAGAAGGCCCAAGCCTCATGCGTGTGCAGCTCCCACCCTGCCTCTCAGAACTTTCCCCGAACTCCGCCCCAATCCCAGGACGGAGGAAGTGAAGTCAGTCAAACAACCCCGTTCAGCGGGCCCCAAACCCGCAGGGGCCCTATCACTCCGCGCGCAAGAACCCTGTTCCTGGGCCCCGGGCCCCGCCCCTCTCCTCTGGGCCCCGCCTCCCAGCAGCGCGGGTGggaggcggggccgggggcgcggCCGCCGGGTTGGGGGCGGGGCGGAGGGGGGGGCCGCAGCCCCGGGCGGGGGCTCGGCGCGGGCCCGAGAGATGCCGGTGTCGGCGGCCCGAGCGGCTGCAGCTGCAGCGGCGGGGGAGGCGGCAGCGGAGCCCGGGAGGGGGGCTGCGCGGGGGGCCGGCGCGTAGCCGGGACTATGGAGGGGCAGAGCGGCCGCTGCAAGATCGTGGTGGTGGGGGACGCGGAGTGCGGCAAGACGGCGCTGCTGCAGGTGTTCGCCAAGGACGCCTACCCCGGGGTGAGGAACCGGCGTCTTGGGAGGGGGGCTCTGGGGCCGCGGGGGTGGGTGACTGGGGCCTGGGGGACGGACGGAAATGGGTGCTGAGGTAACCAGGGATCCAAGAGAGGGGTTTGGAGGACTGGGGAAGGCGTTAGGGTTTCTGGAAAGACTGCAGAGGTttggggtgggaggaattggggagCAGGGTGAGATGAATGGGGCTTGGAAGAACCAGAGGATCCCGGAGGGGGCGCCAGGGAAATGTCGAGGGGGGTGGTCCTAGGCATTGGAAAGAGGAAGAATTAGGGCCTGAAAGGACCGAGAGGGGGGTCCGGGAGCCTGGCAGAAATTCCGCTGAGGCAGCCGCTCCCGGGATCTCCCCTTTGCCCAACACCGGACCAACTTGGGTCCTGGGGCTGGGCTACACGGGGTGTGGGAATTAGGAGTGCATTTGTCTGGGGTGAGGACTGGAGGATCTCATCTTGACCCATTCGTGTCTGCAGAGTTATGTCCCCACCGTGTTTGAGAACTACACCGCGAGCTTTGAGATCGACAAGCGCCGCATTGAGCTCAACATGTGGGACACTTCAGGTAGCCAAGTCCCTCTGGGTCACCCTGACTTCCAGGCCTCCCAGTAATCCCTCCCTGGACTAGATCCTTAGGCTCTAGTTCAACCCAGCCCGTCCAtccaattctgctgctgctgctgctaagtcacttcagttgtgtccgaccctgtgcgaccccatagacggcagcccaccaggctcccccatccctgggattctccaggcaagaacactggagtgggttgccatttcctccaacgcatgaaagtgaaaagtgaaagtgaagtcactcagtcgtgtccaactcttagcgaccccatggactgcagcctaccaggctcctccgtccatgggattttccaggcaagagtactggagtgaggtgccatcgccttctccagtccATCCAATTCTAGGAGGAAGGAAAATCAATACTCTGTTTAaagccagggaaactgaggcagagctTTCAGAGACACATAGAAACCTTGACCTGAAGGAGAAAGCCTGTCCCATCAGCTGGATTCTGCATACCTGGGAAAGTTGCGAAGGAATGACTTTTGTTTTGGAACATATTTCTTAGGAGCTaaggctgggtttagaaaagacattTAGAAtttcttggggtgggggggtgtagCAGGAAACTGCTTCTCTAGACTGAACTGTAGAAATCCAAGATCAGTTCCCAGAAGGAGAGTGGAAGAGCTCTGCTCCTGCCCATTCATCTCCAAAAAGGgagggtgttttgttttgttttaaatttttgcttgGCTCCCCTGGAGAGCTATAGAAGATGTCTGTCAAAGCCCAGAAAGCACATGCAAAATTTTGTGAGAATGTTGAATGATTTCATGAGCTTCTCAAAGAcccagaagagattaagaatgaTTACTTTTAGAGACCCCCCCTAGGGAAGTGAAGAGCTTATTTCTGCCCCCTAACCTCCCTTCTGTCTGCTCTCCTCGGAGAAACAGATTCCTTGATGGGGACTAATACCCACTGTTTCCCATTCTGCTCAGCATGCCTTAACCGCCAGGATTGCTAAGGTCTCCCATTCCCTTCCAGGCTTTCCTCACTCTCAGGACCCTcgtctgtcccctccctccctgtcttctCTCAGGTTCCTCTTACTATGATAACGTCCGGCCTCTGGCCTATCCTGACTCGGATGCTGTGCTCATCTGCTTCGACATTAGCCGACCGGAAACACTGGACAGTGTCCTTAAGAAGGTGGGAGCCTGGGGAAGCAGGACAGCTAGACTGAGGGGGACAGGGAAACGCATGGGCCAGGAGGAGGGAGTTAAAGCCGAGCATGGCCATTAGGGAGAAAGTGTGTGACAACCTCAACTTTTCCCATCATCCCTGACTTCCTGGAAGTCAGTCCTAGAGCTGGATATGGCATCTGGGGGACATGGGGGACAACAGGGAGAAGTACTCAAGGGATTACTTGTCCCTGGATGTGGGAGCCCCTGGATGGTGGAGATGGGAATGCTGCTGCTGGAGCTCAGGAAAGCCCCTGTGGTGTCCTCTGCAGGCCCCTATTTCCATGAGAAAAGCCCATGGTGAATGGACAGAAGTCGGCTAAGGCAGCCCCAGTTCTCAGTTGCAGTTGTGGGAAGAGAGGGGGGATTGGTCTGTTCCCAGGAACAAATTTGGGAAAGGGGGTGGGAATGGGAAGTTTCCAAGCTGGCCAACACTGCATGgcccccacccttgccttctccttctttcccttctcccacagCTCTGCGTGCTTTTCAGCCCAAGCCCACCAGTGTCACCTGCTTGCTTAATTACATGGGAGAGACTAGAGGGGTGCATGATTCCTACATGCTGTGAGCCAGGGGGATGGTTCCTACATGTTGTGCCTCCTTCTACCGCTgcataactttgttttcttgcTCCTAATAGTGGCAAGGGGAGACTCAAGAGTTTTGCCCCAATGCCAAGGTTGTGCTGGTTGGCTGTAAACTGGACATGCGGACTGACTTGGCCACACTGAGGGAGCTGTCAAAGCAGAGGCTTATCCCTGTTACGCATGAGCAGGTGGGCCTCTTGATCTGTGACCTCTCACCTCTGCCCCTCACAGCCTCTTTTCTGAAAACACCCTATTTGGCTAATCCCTTGACCTGGCCTCTGACCTGATCCCTTAACCCCGTGCCCCAGCTTCCTTCCCCCTTGCTAAACCACAGGCTAAGTCCCATGACCCTCTCCACTCACTCCATCCTTCCAGGGCACCGTGCTGGCCAAGCAGGTGGGAGCTGTGTCCTACGTAGAGTGCTCTTCCCGGTCCTCTGAGCGCAGCGTCAGAGATGTCTTCCACGTGGCCACCGTGGCCTCCCTCGGCCGTGGCCACAGGCAGCTGCGCCGTACTGACTCACGCCGGGGACTACAGCGATCTGCTCAGCTGGCAGGACGGCCAGACCTGGGGAATGGGAATGGGAACGGAAACGAGGGCGAGATACACAAGGATAGAGCCAAGAGCTGCAACCTCATGTGAGGGGTCCTGTGGGAGGAGGCGGGGGGCCTGGGGCACAGTTGTCCCACTGCTGGTCCTGGCTTCCTGATCTCCTGACTCTATTTGGGACTTTAGGGCGGGCGAGTGAACAGTTCTCCCTGACAAGGGAGTTGGAGGCAGAAGGGTGCCACTGTTTCCCACATCCTCATTCCGCTCCTGTCCAAGGCAAGTGGAGGGAACTAGCAGAGCAGGCATCTGGGCAGCAGGCTGGGATGGGGCCAGGGGTCTGGGGAAGCCAGCAGCAAGCAGTGACCTTGGTTGAGTCTCAGTGTATGAGGGGtgccttcctccccacctccagtcCCCATATCCTGGTCCTGGCACGCTTCCCCAAGGAAAGTGTCCACTCTCTGACCTTCTTTCTTCCTCACCTCTCACTTCCACAGCTGTTCTCACTCATCCTAACCTCCAGGCAACATGCactaaattaaaaagcaaattgaGGAGCCTCTccctttccccctgcccccatctaCCCACCAGTCctagctccctccctcccttcccccagtaGAGTCCAAATAAAGCCCATGTCCATGGAAAATGACTGTGGCTttagttttgttgctttcttaaaaaaaaaaaatctaccagtGTCTAGTAGCTGGAGGGAAAGTTAGGCTTCAGGAAGAACTTCCCTGTCGATGCCCACAGATAGAGCAGAGGAAAAAACTGTGAGTTGGATCAGCAGTGTTCTTTTAGGAGCCAGAGGTGGGAGAGAGAGGTGTCTTGGGACTATTCATCTCAGTTAATGAGCCAGACAATCCTAACGCCATTAGGGGGTTTTATAGTGGACTGATGTGCAATTCATTACTCAGCCCAACTGGGGCCCCCGCTAATGTGGGAGGGGGCCTGCTGAAGTGGTCCAGGACCCTTGATCACTATCTCCAGCCCCAACTTGGAATCAGCTGGTGCCCTGGGAGCTCTGGGGTAGGACATTAAAAGCCTCTGCATCCAGCTGACCCCATGCAGAGTGAAGTTTCCCAAGGGGACAGTCATTTGATTCTGGGATCTCCTTGGTGGCTGGGGCAGGTGCTGAATCCATCTTTCCATCCTGAGCAACTTGATGATTTTGGAGGGAGCACAAGATAAGAGTCGAGGGTCACACCTCCTCAACCTCCGCTAGAGAAGGAAAGCCAGTGGAGGGACTGGCCAGAGTACTTGTTGTCAAGAAAGACAGTGCTGGTCTGTTTTCTCCGGAGTCTGGTTTCGCATTGTCCTGTATTCCTTCCCTGGCTCTGATCCCACTGGCCTCTTTTCGGTGACATTCTCCCCCAGGAACCATCCAtggctctcccctcccccagccccagcccgtTCTTGAGACACACTTCTGGGAGAGAACACAGACCTTACCCTCCCATCTGCTGGGATCCCCCTCTTCTAATTCAcagcccctccctccctcatTCATTGAACAAGTGTGTACTGAGCACCAACTGTGTGCCCGACACTGGCCTGGGATTCTGAAAGGACTAGTCTTATACTCTGGAGGCCAGCCCAGTGGGGAAGAGAGGTACCCCCAGTGTGATGGCGCCTCATTTGTGGGAGCTCCTTACAGCCTCAGAAGCCCATCCTCTGAGCCAGGTCCTTGAGGGTTGAAGAGGAGTTTGCCAGGCAGGGAAGGGGTAGGAAAGGCACTCTGAGTGGAGGATATAGCATGTGTGAACACGTGGAGATGAGGAAGAGCATGGCACGTTTGTGGCTGCCATGGCGGGGAGAGAATAAGACAAGGCTGGGAAGGTACATTGATGCAGGCCCCGCAAAGGAACCAGGAGTTCATTCTGGGgatgtgaggtggccaaagaggTTTCAAGCAGAAAATGAAGTGACCAGATTTGGTTTTTTAGATAGATGGTTGTTTGGATGAGGTgacccagggtgggggtgggggctgggctggggggttCAGCTCTGTGATGCTATTAAAGCTGTTAAAATAGGTTttcccttgggacttccctggtggcccggtggttaagactgcttccactgcagggtgcaTGAGTTccgttcctggtcagggaactaagatcctgcatgctgcattgTGTGGCCGAATAGCTTCTCCCTTCCCTTTGCCAGGGTCCAGTCTTAGAACCAAGGAAATCCCCACCCCCTCCTGGCTTGTCAGACACTCCAtattctccctcttcctctgagACTCTGTCCATCTCAGCCAGTCTACTCAAGGATTCCGGGACAGCTTCAAGGGCACTGGGTACCCCACCCTCTGAAACTGAGACCAGTTTAGGGGCTAACTCCAAGATCCTCTGCAAGTCCTGGACCGAGGGCGCTGGAGAGGGCTGGGGCCCAGCTCTGTGGATCTCAGTCTGGCCCTAGAGGCCTGACCCTTCCCCAACGGGGGCCTGACTACCATTGTCTTGGGATTTGGGGGCTGTGGCTTCTCATCACTTTGGTACAAAGCAGGCTCAAGCCTGTAGCTGCCAAAATACATCCCAACCTCCCTCTCCTGCCAGGCTCAGGGAGCGCAAATGCATTTCAATATCTGCCTAAAGCAAACATAATTAGGAAGATAAATCAGCTGGAGGAACCCCCAAAGTTTAATACATTTCCAGTACCACCGGGAACAGATTTTTGTCCCCTCTGCAGGTCTGGGCTGCCAGACGTTTTATTTGCACGGAGGAGGCTGTGCCTCTGGGCTGAGGAGCCCAAAGGATAGGAGGAG
Coding sequences within it:
- the RND2 gene encoding rho-related GTP-binding protein RhoN isoform X1 yields the protein MEGQSGRCKIVVVGDAECGKTALLQVFAKDAYPGSYVPTVFENYTASFEIDKRRIELNMWDTSGSSYYDNVRPLAYPDSDAVLICFDISRPETLDSVLKKGTVLAKQVGAVSYVECSSRSSERSVRDVFHVATVASLGRGHRQLRRTDSRRGLQRSAQLAGRPDLGNGNGNGNEGEIHKDRAKSCNLM
- the RND2 gene encoding rho-related GTP-binding protein RhoN, producing MEGQSGRCKIVVVGDAECGKTALLQVFAKDAYPGSYVPTVFENYTASFEIDKRRIELNMWDTSGSSYYDNVRPLAYPDSDAVLICFDISRPETLDSVLKKWQGETQEFCPNAKVVLVGCKLDMRTDLATLRELSKQRLIPVTHEQGTVLAKQVGAVSYVECSSRSSERSVRDVFHVATVASLGRGHRQLRRTDSRRGLQRSAQLAGRPDLGNGNGNGNEGEIHKDRAKSCNLM